The genomic stretch CATCGTCCACAAGCTTACTTATATGATTCTTAGCCTTCCGCTGACGCTCTTGCTTATGGAAAAAACTCGTGTTTCGATCCCCGTTTTTGAGCCATAGAGCCCTCGATCTTTGTCTCCAAAATTGTTCATCCTGTCGGCACAAATCAGCCACCTCCCTCACCAAGTTTCTCCTCTTACGCACTTCATCAGGAGAACAGCCACCTTCATTCAACCTTTCGATTTGGCTACGCTTCATTGCAATCATCTTCACAATCTTGCCAATACTCACCCGTTTCCAAGCTTGTAACTCCGTTGCACTCTCCTGCAAAGCTTCGACGAGATCATCCCCCCCCCCCCGTTCAAAGCCTCGCGTTATTTCCTCCTCACACCCCTCAGCACCCACCCATATTTGCTCAAAGCGAAACCTTTTCGTAAATTGGCCCGTACTTTCCCGCCTATCCAAAACAAGCTTGAGAGGTGAATGGTTAGACCACTCACGCCCCAAGTGACGTAGCCGTGCATAAGGGAACCGCGCCATCCACTCATTAGTACCCATAGCTCGATCAATTCTACTTTTGCGATTATCTTCACCCGCTTGCCCATTATCCCACGTGAACGCATATCCCTCAAATTGAACATCTACCAGCCCACATGCATCCACCGCGTCACGAAACTGATTCATTTGCCATTGAGCTCGTTGACCTCCTTTCATTTCATTAGAGAATAAGATCTCATTATAATCTCCTATACACATCCAAGGCAATGCTGATTGTCGCCCCAGAATCCGTAAAAGCTCCCATGAAAGGTGTCTGTCCGCAACCATTGGCCACCCATAAAAACCCGTCACACGCCAATCCCCATTAGCCTCTCGGATAATAAAATCCATATGATGAACCGACGCCGATAAAAACTCACATTTAATTTTCTTATGCCAccaaaacgttaatccaccagaCCTAACCACACTATCCACCTGCATACCATGATACATATCGAATTTCACGAGAACTGTTTTCATCTCACGACCACTGAGTTTCGTCTCGCAAAGAAACACCATGGCCTCGGCCTCTCATTTTAATAAATGACGGAGCGCACCTACTGCATCGGGGTGGCCCAATCCCCGGCAGTTAAGACTTAGGATACTCATTGAGCCCGGCGGGGTTGAGCTCCCTCAACCGCCGCCTCGGGTATAATGACGCCCCCGTCGTTGACAACTTTCGACTTCTTGCCTCCCATCGACCCCGTCCCTTCCTCCTCTCTGCCtcgttcccccccccccccctcccccccccacCGTGACCAGCTTCTCCCTACTAGCTCCACCTCTTCCTTCTCCCACCTTCCTCACCCACGTACGACCTCTCTCGATTTGACCATGTTTATTGGTATAACAAATAGCCATATTTAACCTTACTTTCTCGCTAAAATATTTGTTTTTTGGCATAATTATAAGATCCACATTTCATAACTTTAAAATTTTATTAGACTTTACATGACTTGCttggaaaataaaaaaataaaaaattatgtATACTGGGATTAAGTTTTCAAACTTTTGGAATTTCTAATAcactttttaatatttttataatttaaagagAAATAATTCAAATAAAAGTATGTTCCAAGATACACTTAGGCCTTAGCTTGTTTGGTACTCAGCAAATCAATATTAGCAGAAGTAGATTGgtaaagcagattataaatgacagaacAGATTGACatgtttgactagtatatttcaattagcagatttaaTAGAAGTGTTTGTTATTAGCGAATTtaggttaatagattgttgtatctatTTGTAAATGGTTGCCATATTCATTTTTCACAACATACTAA from Silene latifolia isolate original U9 population chromosome 2, ASM4854445v1, whole genome shotgun sequence encodes the following:
- the LOC141640710 gene encoding uncharacterized protein LOC141640710, yielding MVFLCETKLSGREMKTVLVKFDMYHGMQVDSVVRSGGLTFWWHKKIKCEFLSASVHHMDFIIREANGDWRVTGFYGWPMVADRHLSWELLRILGRQSALPWMCIGDYNEILFSNEMKGGQRAQWQMNQFRDAVDACGLVDVQFEGYAFTWDNGQAGEDNRKSRIDRAMGTNEWMARFPYARLRHLGREWSNHSPLKLVLDRRESTGQFTKRFRFEQIWVGAEGCEEEITRGFERGGGDDLVEALQESATELQAWKRVSIGKIVKMIAMKRSQIERLNEGGCSPDEVRKRRNLVREVADLCRQDEQFWRQRSRALWLKNGDRNTSFFHKQERQRKAKNHISKLVDDGGMGMRRSQRLRRNILRSYSRLLLHVSLGMCSMA